One genomic segment of Pseudonocardia sp. T1-2H includes these proteins:
- a CDS encoding amidase: MSLRDLSLALRSGELSPVEHVRDTLERLRADEHNAVVLLDDSAVATAEERAAELRRGEWRGPLHGVAVGVKDLFDVVGLPTRAGSNVLADAPAATSEGPVVARLREAGAVIVAKLHTHEFAYGPTGDVSATGPALNPHDRTRITGGSSSGSAAAVAAGHLPLALGTDTGASVRTPAALCGVVGLKPAFGTLSADGVFPLAESLDTVGLLASDVHSASVAWDVLSRPDGTGGGIQQPGVRGTHVGVLVDEFWQAVDPVLAGAVADAVQTLEKAGAEIFEIRTPMIEELAAAYARIAGGEAYATHRAWLAERRADYQPATAERLLAVADQPAYAYVEAQRARRRLGAALREAVAGMDVLISATTRLRATPIGADEVDGTPVRPSMLGLTSPFNLTGWPALSVPAPLPAGELPAGIQLVGVDLEERGILRVAGAITRS, encoded by the coding sequence ATGAGCCTGCGCGACCTCTCCCTCGCCCTCCGCTCCGGCGAGCTCTCGCCCGTCGAGCACGTCCGGGACACCCTCGAGCGGCTGCGCGCCGACGAGCACAACGCCGTCGTCCTGCTCGACGACTCCGCCGTCGCGACGGCGGAGGAGCGTGCCGCCGAGCTGCGCCGCGGGGAGTGGCGCGGCCCGCTGCACGGCGTCGCCGTCGGGGTGAAGGACCTGTTCGACGTGGTCGGGCTCCCGACCCGGGCCGGCTCGAACGTCCTCGCCGACGCCCCCGCCGCGACCAGCGAGGGCCCGGTCGTCGCCCGCCTGCGCGAAGCGGGGGCGGTGATCGTCGCCAAGCTGCACACCCACGAGTTCGCCTACGGCCCCACCGGGGACGTCTCCGCGACCGGCCCCGCGCTCAACCCGCACGACCGCACCCGGATCACCGGCGGCTCGTCGTCGGGCTCGGCCGCCGCCGTCGCCGCGGGGCACCTGCCGCTCGCGCTGGGCACGGACACCGGTGCGAGCGTGCGCACCCCGGCCGCGCTCTGCGGCGTCGTCGGGCTCAAGCCTGCGTTCGGCACGCTCTCCGCGGACGGGGTGTTCCCGCTGGCCGAGAGCTTGGACACCGTCGGGCTGCTCGCGTCGGACGTGCACTCGGCGTCGGTCGCGTGGGACGTGTTGTCCCGGCCGGACGGCACCGGCGGCGGGATCCAGCAGCCGGGCGTGCGCGGGACCCACGTCGGCGTGCTGGTCGACGAGTTCTGGCAGGCCGTGGACCCGGTGCTCGCCGGCGCGGTGGCGGACGCGGTGCAGACGCTGGAGAAGGCCGGCGCGGAGATCTTCGAGATCCGTACCCCGATGATCGAGGAGCTCGCGGCGGCCTACGCGCGGATCGCCGGCGGCGAGGCGTACGCGACCCACCGGGCCTGGCTCGCCGAGCGCCGCGCGGACTACCAGCCGGCCACCGCCGAGCGGCTGCTCGCGGTCGCGGACCAGCCCGCGTACGCCTACGTCGAGGCGCAGCGGGCGCGGCGCCGCCTCGGTGCCGCGCTGCGCGAGGCCGTCGCGGGGATGGACGTGCTGATCAGCGCGACCACCCGGCTGCGGGCGACCCCGATCGGCGCGGACGAGGTCGACGGGACCCCGGTCCGGCCGTCGATGCTGGGCCTGACCTCGCCGTTCAACCTGACGGGCTGGCCCGCCCTCTCCGTGCCCGCGCCGCTGCCCGCGGGCGAGCTCCCGGCCGGGATCCAGCTTGTGGGCGTGGACCTGGAGGAGCGCGGCATCCTGCGTGTCGCCGGAGCGATCACCCGGTCGTGA
- a CDS encoding tyrosine-type recombinase/integrase, whose protein sequence is MTPRSRQPNGASSVYEGKDGYWHGRVTVGVKDDGRPDRRHVMRKTKAEAIKAVRQLERDREDGAVRKSGPAWTVEKWLIHWVENIAAPFVRENTIAGYRVAVNVHLVPGLGKHRLDRLAPEHLEKFYVRMMSEGSSPATAHQAHRTIRTALNEAVRRGHLARNPATLAKAPRLVEKEIEPYTVEEIRLLLKTALETRNGARWAVALALGLRQGEALGLKWVDVDLDIGSLAIRRGRLRPRWRHGCGGTCGHKYGGHCPQREPARAETSETKSRAGRRVVGLPAEVVELLKAHREAQERERHNAGQLWNDGGWLFATPTGGALNPRTDWDGWKKLLVKAGVRDGRLHDARHTAATVLLLLGVPERAVMGIMGWSHTAMAARYQHVTGAIQRDIADRVGGLIWQVEDPSREGN, encoded by the coding sequence GTGACTCCCCGATCGAGACAGCCCAACGGCGCGTCCAGCGTCTACGAGGGCAAGGACGGCTACTGGCACGGACGCGTCACCGTCGGGGTGAAGGACGACGGCAGGCCTGACCGCCGACATGTCATGCGCAAGACCAAGGCCGAGGCGATCAAGGCGGTCCGGCAGCTGGAACGAGACCGCGAGGACGGAGCGGTTCGGAAGTCCGGGCCGGCGTGGACCGTGGAGAAGTGGCTGATCCACTGGGTGGAGAACATCGCCGCCCCGTTCGTCCGGGAGAACACCATCGCCGGGTACCGGGTCGCGGTGAACGTGCACCTCGTCCCCGGTCTCGGGAAGCATCGGCTCGACCGGCTCGCTCCGGAGCACCTGGAGAAGTTCTACGTCCGGATGATGTCCGAGGGCAGCTCACCGGCTACCGCCCACCAGGCTCATCGGACGATCCGTACCGCGCTGAACGAGGCGGTGCGACGTGGTCACCTCGCCCGGAATCCGGCAACGTTGGCGAAGGCGCCTCGCCTCGTGGAGAAGGAGATCGAGCCGTACACCGTCGAGGAGATCCGGCTACTGCTCAAGACGGCGTTGGAGACCCGGAACGGTGCCCGCTGGGCAGTCGCTCTCGCGCTCGGTCTCCGTCAGGGTGAGGCGCTGGGGTTGAAGTGGGTTGACGTCGACCTCGACATCGGTTCGCTCGCCATCCGGCGGGGCCGGCTTCGCCCGCGGTGGCGTCACGGGTGCGGGGGGACCTGCGGTCACAAGTACGGCGGACATTGCCCGCAGCGAGAGCCGGCGCGAGCCGAGACCTCGGAGACCAAGTCGCGCGCAGGTCGGCGGGTAGTCGGGCTCCCGGCCGAAGTCGTCGAGCTGTTGAAAGCCCACCGGGAGGCGCAGGAGCGGGAGCGGCACAACGCCGGCCAGCTCTGGAACGACGGCGGCTGGCTGTTCGCCACACCGACCGGCGGCGCGTTGAACCCTCGCACCGACTGGGACGGCTGGAAGAAGCTCCTCGTGAAGGCCGGCGTGCGGGATGGTCGGCTGCACGACGCCCGGCACACCGCCGCGACGGTGCTCCTTCTGCTCGGTGTTCCGGAGCGGGCGGTCATGGGCATCATGGGCTGGTCCCACACGGCGATGGCGGCGAGATATCAGCACGTCACCGGGGCTATCCAGCGTGACATCGCGGACCGTGTCGGCGGGCTCATCTGGCAGGTCGAGGACCCGTCCCGGGAGGGCAACTGA
- a CDS encoding GyrI-like domain-containing protein — protein sequence MTAKLDFKRELDCYQAKRNSPQVTDVPDLQYLMIDGHGDPNTPAYVEAVSTLYPVAYKLKFTSKKNLDRDYVVMPLEGLWWADDMDTFTIARDKPQWDWTLMIMVPDWITAEMFTDAVEQVGMKDRPARLDDLRLEALSEGRCVQALHVGAYDDEAELLRYMHEEFIPDQGLKMVGKHHEIYLSDPRRAEPAKLRTILRQPIADA from the coding sequence GTGACAGCCAAGCTCGACTTCAAGCGGGAACTGGACTGCTACCAGGCGAAGCGCAACTCACCGCAGGTCACTGATGTGCCGGATCTGCAGTACCTCATGATCGATGGCCACGGTGATCCGAACACGCCCGCCTACGTGGAAGCGGTCTCGACACTCTACCCAGTGGCCTACAAGCTCAAATTCACCAGCAAGAAGAACCTTGACCGTGACTATGTCGTGATGCCGCTAGAGGGTCTGTGGTGGGCCGACGACATGGACACCTTCACCATCGCTCGGGACAAGCCGCAGTGGGACTGGACCCTCATGATCATGGTTCCCGACTGGATCACGGCCGAGATGTTCACGGATGCGGTCGAGCAGGTCGGCATGAAAGATCGACCCGCGCGACTCGACGATCTCCGCCTGGAGGCCCTGTCGGAGGGACGGTGCGTCCAGGCTCTTCACGTCGGAGCCTACGACGACGAGGCCGAACTGCTGCGGTACATGCACGAGGAGTTCATCCCTGATCAAGGCCTCAAGATGGTCGGGAAGCACCACGAGATCTACCTCAGCGATCCGCGGAGAGCGGAGCCAGCCAAGCTGCGCACGATCCTGCGACAGCCCATAGCTGACGCTTGA
- a CDS encoding M20 metallopeptidase family protein translates to MASSDSRSAALLAAVLPGLAAEARRVQPRTVALRRALHRRPEIGLVLPVTRDAILTELADLPLRLHLGREVSSVVGVLEGGRPGPTVLLRADMDALPLQEDTAVEFRSETDGAMHACGHDTHVAMLASAARVLANHREDLGGRVLFMFQPGEEGFHGARHMISDGLLDRHGPAGLPKAAYALHISATLPSGEVHTRPGPIMAAADVLRVTVVGRGGHASAPHDAVDPVPAAAAMVGALQTMMTRKVDTHQPAVLTIARITAGTTNNIIPETAELEGTLRTMSEPVRLALREEIRRVCRHTALAHDCTARVDIEPGYPVTINDPAAATTLGDLAIRLFGARKVATMPTPIMGAEDFAYVLERIPGALAFLGACSPGADPLSVAPNHSNRVTFDEAAMVSGVALYAGLALHHLM, encoded by the coding sequence ATGGCCTCCTCCGACAGCCGCTCCGCGGCGCTGCTCGCAGCGGTCCTGCCGGGGCTCGCCGCGGAGGCCAGGCGGGTCCAGCCGCGCACGGTCGCGCTGCGCCGTGCCCTCCACCGCCGGCCCGAGATCGGTCTCGTCCTGCCCGTCACCCGGGACGCGATCCTGACCGAGCTGGCGGACCTCCCCCTGCGCCTCCACCTGGGCCGGGAGGTCAGTTCGGTCGTCGGGGTCCTGGAGGGCGGCCGGCCCGGGCCGACGGTCCTACTGCGCGCGGACATGGACGCGCTGCCGCTGCAGGAGGACACCGCCGTCGAGTTCCGCTCGGAGACCGACGGCGCGATGCACGCCTGCGGGCACGACACGCACGTCGCGATGCTCGCCTCGGCCGCGCGGGTGCTCGCGAACCACCGGGAGGACCTCGGCGGGCGTGTGCTCTTCATGTTCCAGCCCGGCGAGGAGGGCTTCCACGGCGCCCGGCACATGATCTCCGACGGCCTGCTGGACCGGCACGGCCCCGCGGGCCTGCCGAAGGCGGCGTACGCCCTGCACATCAGCGCCACGCTGCCGTCCGGGGAGGTGCACACCCGCCCGGGGCCGATCATGGCGGCGGCGGACGTCCTGCGGGTCACCGTGGTGGGGCGGGGCGGGCACGCGTCGGCCCCGCACGACGCCGTCGACCCCGTACCGGCGGCCGCGGCGATGGTCGGGGCGTTGCAGACGATGATGACCCGCAAGGTCGACACGCATCAGCCGGCGGTCCTGACGATCGCCCGGATCACCGCCGGGACCACGAACAACATCATCCCGGAGACCGCCGAGCTCGAGGGCACGCTGCGGACGATGTCCGAGCCGGTCCGGCTGGCGCTGCGCGAGGAGATCCGCCGGGTCTGCCGGCACACCGCACTCGCCCACGACTGCACCGCCCGCGTCGACATCGAGCCCGGCTACCCGGTCACGATCAACGACCCGGCCGCCGCCACCACGCTCGGCGACCTCGCCATCCGGCTGTTCGGCGCCCGCAAGGTCGCCACGATGCCGACGCCGATCATGGGCGCGGAGGACTTCGCCTACGTCCTCGAACGGATCCCGGGCGCGCTGGCCTTCCTCGGCGCGTGCAGCCCCGGCGCGGACCCGCTGAGCGTTGCGCCGAACCACTCCAACCGGGTGACCTTCGACGAGGCGGCGATGGTCTCCGGCGTCGCGCTCTACGCGGGCCTCGCGCTGCACCACCTGATGTGA
- a CDS encoding tRNA adenosine deaminase-associated protein, with protein sequence MPVQSVKAPAEVRDQPLPGFAVVAIREEGRWRCARLDPEALVDLDTAITELRGLRSTGAVIGLLDVDDEFFILLRPTPGGVSLMMSDAVAALDYDVAADVLDLLRVELPPDEDALDDDPWPEGDLSICADLGLPADELEVLAGELDLYPDEQLAAIGRRLGFGEALAELVD encoded by the coding sequence ATGCCGGTGCAGAGTGTGAAGGCCCCCGCGGAGGTGCGGGACCAGCCCCTGCCCGGATTCGCTGTCGTGGCGATCCGGGAGGAGGGACGGTGGCGCTGTGCGCGACTGGACCCCGAGGCCCTGGTCGATCTGGACACAGCGATCACGGAACTCCGGGGACTGCGTTCCACCGGCGCCGTCATCGGGTTGCTGGACGTCGACGACGAGTTCTTCATCCTCCTCCGCCCCACGCCGGGCGGGGTGTCGCTGATGATGTCGGACGCGGTCGCGGCCCTGGACTACGACGTCGCCGCGGACGTGCTGGACCTGCTGCGCGTCGAGCTCCCGCCGGACGAGGACGCCCTGGACGACGACCCGTGGCCCGAGGGCGACCTGTCGATCTGCGCGGACCTCGGCCTGCCCGCGGACGAGCTCGAGGTCCTCGCCGGCGAGCTCGACCTCTACCCCGACGAGCAGCTCGCCGCGATCGGCCGCCGGCTGGGCTTCGGCGAGGCGCTAGCGGAACTCGTCGACTAG
- a CDS encoding alkaline phosphatase family protein, which translates to MIEHRPRLDRCSARRGACVAVGGHELVGQSKDNALDHIVVVVFENRSLDNILGRLYGPEDGKNFDGVVGKDLTNPIPEWAEHGAERKVVPYTVATDMDSPNPDTGEEHSHTNTQMFNILDEHNRFKVGAEVSAPYNAPEPGQLPTMDGFVTDYISTLTAELGRQPTYEEYSQVMTGFTPEQVPVLSGVARGFGVFDHWFSEVPSQTFTNRSFWTAATSSGFVVNSPVRNWLTDNDAETIFNRVEAHGRTWKVYVGEPDRFSATGLIHFPRLKDRFETHFVPFSQFEADAAAGDLPDLSFIEPCLILGHGDYHPAAGRALGHGIVIPGLDPPSSILGGEAFLGRIYNAYKGMRSPTGSNVWNTTLLIGWDEPGGTYDHVPPRPVPPPDASAGPGQEGFRFDRSGYRVPAIVVSPWVAEGEVFNEEYRHTSLIATLREQWGLGDPLTGRDAAARTFSSVFTLNEPRDPQVWPSMDPRPVPQYIQDALGLGKSLSTLGKTAFTGIRKYADEHNIDIEGLPEDPDAEVPPEQALHILHNFLAIFFPQLHPTVPTQSTR; encoded by the coding sequence GTGATCGAGCACCGCCCTCGACTCGACCGGTGCTCGGCCCGTAGAGGTGCATGCGTTGCGGTCGGAGGTCACGAGTTGGTTGGTCAGAGCAAGGACAACGCCCTTGATCACATCGTTGTCGTCGTGTTCGAGAACCGTTCGCTCGACAACATTCTCGGCCGCCTCTACGGGCCGGAGGATGGCAAGAACTTCGACGGTGTCGTCGGCAAGGACCTCACGAACCCGATTCCGGAATGGGCCGAGCACGGCGCCGAACGCAAGGTCGTCCCCTACACCGTCGCCACGGACATGGACAGCCCCAATCCCGACACGGGGGAGGAGCACTCGCACACCAACACCCAGATGTTCAACATCCTCGACGAGCACAACCGGTTCAAGGTCGGCGCGGAGGTCTCGGCACCGTACAACGCCCCGGAGCCTGGTCAGCTGCCGACGATGGACGGCTTCGTCACCGACTACATCAGCACGCTGACCGCGGAGTTGGGTCGGCAGCCCACTTACGAGGAGTACTCCCAGGTGATGACCGGGTTCACCCCGGAGCAGGTGCCGGTGTTGAGCGGGGTCGCCCGCGGGTTCGGGGTGTTCGACCACTGGTTCAGTGAGGTCCCGTCGCAGACGTTCACCAACAGGTCGTTCTGGACCGCGGCGACGTCGTCGGGGTTCGTGGTGAACTCGCCGGTCAGGAACTGGTTGACCGACAACGACGCCGAGACGATCTTCAACCGGGTCGAGGCACACGGCAGGACGTGGAAGGTCTATGTGGGCGAGCCGGACAGGTTCTCGGCCACGGGATTGATCCACTTCCCGAGGCTCAAGGACCGGTTCGAGACCCATTTCGTGCCGTTCTCCCAGTTCGAGGCCGACGCTGCCGCCGGAGATCTGCCGGACCTGTCCTTCATCGAGCCGTGCCTGATCCTGGGGCACGGGGACTACCACCCGGCGGCCGGCCGAGCATTGGGGCACGGGATCGTGATTCCCGGGCTCGACCCGCCGTCGTCGATCCTCGGTGGTGAGGCGTTCCTGGGGCGGATCTACAACGCATACAAAGGGATGCGATCTCCGACCGGTTCCAACGTCTGGAACACGACGTTGCTCATCGGCTGGGACGAGCCCGGTGGCACCTACGACCACGTGCCGCCCCGCCCGGTGCCGCCGCCGGACGCGTCCGCCGGTCCCGGCCAGGAGGGGTTCCGGTTCGACCGTTCCGGCTACCGGGTGCCGGCCATCGTGGTGTCGCCCTGGGTGGCCGAAGGCGAGGTGTTCAACGAGGAGTACCGCCACACCTCGCTGATCGCGACACTGCGGGAGCAGTGGGGACTGGGCGATCCCCTCACCGGTCGGGACGCGGCAGCGCGAACGTTCTCCTCGGTGTTCACCCTGAATGAGCCGCGGGACCCGCAGGTCTGGCCGTCGATGGATCCGCGCCCGGTGCCCCAATACATCCAAGACGCCCTCGGTCTTGGAAAGAGCCTCTCCACGCTGGGGAAGACTGCCTTCACGGGGATTCGGAAGTACGCGGACGAGCACAACATCGACATCGAGGGACTCCCCGAGGACCCCGACGCCGAGGTTCCTCCCGAGCAGGCGTTGCATATCCTGCACAACTTCCTCGCGATCTTCTTCCCTCAGCTGCATCCGACCGTCCCGACCCAGAGCACCAGATAA
- a CDS encoding prephenate dehydrogenase: MRAVCVVGTGLIGGSLMRAAKAAGRDVYGTAASEETAAAAAADGFDVTTDLDAALRRAAGDDALVVLAVPLPAVEGVLARIDDVAPTVRLTDAVSVKVAVADAVATYAPHARYVGGHPMAGTAESGWAAGDAGLFRGAAWVVIADDGADLGVFKDVAELAWECGSRVVPAASDEHDLAVAKISHLPHLLAAVLAAVGAGEPDDDLPLALSAGSFADGTRVAGTRPELVLAMCEGNRNALLAAVDEALGRLGVMRGALASTGGLAATVNAGYAARQRWASTREPLGLEVSLDGPDALAELRELGRRGDVVSGWKA, encoded by the coding sequence ATGCGAGCCGTATGCGTCGTCGGGACCGGGTTGATCGGCGGGTCGCTGATGCGGGCCGCGAAGGCCGCCGGGCGGGACGTCTACGGCACCGCGGCGTCCGAGGAGACGGCCGCGGCGGCCGCGGCGGACGGGTTCGACGTCACCACCGATCTCGACGCCGCCCTGCGCCGGGCCGCCGGGGACGACGCGCTGGTCGTGCTCGCCGTCCCGCTGCCCGCCGTCGAGGGCGTGCTCGCCCGGATCGACGACGTCGCGCCCACGGTGCGGCTGACGGACGCGGTGAGCGTCAAGGTCGCGGTGGCGGACGCCGTCGCCACCTACGCGCCGCACGCCCGGTACGTGGGCGGGCACCCGATGGCGGGCACCGCCGAGTCCGGCTGGGCGGCCGGCGACGCCGGGCTGTTCCGGGGTGCCGCCTGGGTCGTGATCGCGGACGACGGCGCGGACCTGGGGGTCTTCAAGGACGTCGCGGAGCTGGCCTGGGAGTGCGGCTCCCGGGTCGTCCCCGCGGCGTCGGACGAACACGACCTCGCCGTCGCGAAGATCTCCCACCTGCCGCACCTGCTCGCCGCGGTGCTCGCGGCCGTGGGCGCCGGCGAACCCGACGACGACCTGCCCCTGGCGCTCTCCGCCGGCTCGTTCGCCGACGGCACCCGGGTCGCGGGCACGCGTCCGGAGCTGGTCCTCGCGATGTGCGAGGGCAACCGCAACGCGCTGCTCGCGGCGGTCGACGAGGCCCTGGGCCGCCTCGGCGTGATGCGCGGCGCGCTCGCCTCCACCGGCGGGCTCGCCGCGACCGTCAACGCCGGGTACGCCGCCCGTCAGCGCTGGGCGTCGACCCGGGAACCCCTGGGCCTCGAGGTCTCCCTCGACGGGCCGGACGCGCTCGCCGAGCTGCGCGAGCTCGGCCGCCGGGGAGACGTCGTCTCGGGCTGGAAGGCCTGA
- a CDS encoding nucleoside deaminase has protein sequence MAQNRPVLTGASDEMLLRRALVLAAEAPRTGDVPIGAVIVDADGVELAAARNAREALGDPTAHAEILALRAAAARRGEWRLEGCTLAVTVEPCTMCAGAIGLARVSRVVFGAWEPKTGAAGSLWDVLRDRRLTHRPEVVGGVCAPEAAALMEEFFAGHRT, from the coding sequence ATGGCGCAGAATCGGCCCGTGCTGACGGGTGCGAGCGACGAGATGCTGCTCCGGCGCGCTCTCGTGCTGGCCGCGGAGGCCCCGCGGACCGGTGACGTCCCGATCGGCGCCGTGATCGTCGATGCGGACGGGGTGGAGCTCGCCGCGGCCCGCAACGCCCGCGAGGCCCTGGGCGACCCCACCGCCCACGCCGAGATCCTCGCGTTGCGCGCCGCGGCCGCGCGGCGGGGCGAGTGGCGCCTCGAGGGCTGCACCCTGGCCGTCACCGTGGAGCCCTGCACGATGTGCGCGGGTGCGATCGGGCTGGCCCGCGTCTCCCGCGTCGTGTTCGGGGCCTGGGAGCCCAAGACGGGCGCCGCCGGTTCGCTCTGGGACGTCCTGCGGGACCGCCGGCTGACCCACCGGCCGGAGGTCGTGGGCGGGGTCTGCGCGCCGGAGGCCGCCGCGCTGATGGAGGAGTTCTTCGCGGGTCACCGCACGTAG
- a CDS encoding nitroreductase family protein gives METWDAIRSRRNVRVYEDRPIPRADLERILEAGRRAPSSQNWQPWDFVVVTDREQLRRLAGVWHGGSHVAASAATIALVAPQPEDARQRDWIHYDFGQATMNMMVTAADLGIGSGHSAVADQDLARRILGNPDTTWCQSLIAMGYPADRPLTPIQRPNRRPFDDVVHWGRWSGGPAAQ, from the coding sequence GTGGAGACGTGGGACGCGATCAGATCTCGGCGGAACGTCCGGGTGTACGAGGATCGACCGATCCCGCGTGCGGACCTGGAGCGGATCCTGGAAGCGGGCCGCCGCGCCCCTTCCTCGCAGAACTGGCAGCCCTGGGACTTCGTCGTCGTCACCGACCGGGAGCAGCTCCGCCGGCTCGCCGGCGTCTGGCACGGCGGGAGCCACGTGGCTGCCTCCGCCGCGACGATCGCCCTCGTCGCGCCGCAGCCCGAGGACGCCCGCCAGCGAGACTGGATCCACTACGACTTCGGCCAGGCGACGATGAACATGATGGTCACCGCGGCGGACCTCGGCATCGGCAGCGGCCACTCGGCGGTGGCCGACCAGGACCTCGCACGCCGGATCCTCGGCAACCCGGACACGACGTGGTGCCAGAGCCTGATCGCAATGGGCTATCCCGCGGACCGCCCGCTGACCCCGATCCAGCGGCCGAACCGCCGGCCGTTCGACGACGTCGTCCATTGGGGCCGCTGGTCGGGGGGACCGGCCGCGCAGTGA
- a CDS encoding replication initiator: MDDGPAWPARAAGGGALTVPGQCKGKAHKPEHLGIAGRRVLVSRKWSNKSLKDHRAERAAFVRQLLDKAGVRPGYAVDDGPFEWERTRAGTATSPPGRSCSCTRSTNDSTGGPTTTPQ, translated from the coding sequence GTGGACGACGGGCCGGCGTGGCCGGCCCGCGCCGCCGGAGGCGGCGCCTTGACAGTGCCGGGGCAGTGCAAGGGCAAGGCCCACAAGCCCGAGCATCTCGGCATCGCGGGCCGCCGGGTCCTGGTCTCGCGGAAGTGGTCGAACAAGTCCCTCAAAGACCACCGGGCTGAGCGGGCGGCGTTCGTTCGGCAACTGCTCGACAAGGCCGGCGTCCGACCCGGCTACGCCGTCGACGACGGCCCCTTCGAATGGGAACGCACCCGGGCGGGGACTGCGACGTCCCCTCCCGGCCGGTCCTGCTCCTGCACGCGATCAACCAACGACAGCACTGGCGGGCCGACTACGACGCCGCAGTGA
- a CDS encoding helix-turn-helix domain-containing protein → MNDTPQVPPLCLVLTIEEAAERLRIGRTLMYALVSAGEVESVRIGRLRRIPADALTTYVQSLRGEVA, encoded by the coding sequence ATGAACGACACCCCGCAGGTCCCTCCGCTGTGTCTCGTCCTGACCATCGAGGAGGCCGCCGAACGGCTCAGGATCGGCCGCACGCTGATGTACGCGCTCGTCTCCGCCGGGGAGGTCGAATCGGTCCGCATCGGCCGCCTGCGCCGCATCCCCGCCGACGCCCTCACCACCTACGTACAGAGCCTGCGCGGGGAGGTTGCGTGA
- a CDS encoding NUDIX hydrolase: MPKPFQRIAAYVVCVRDEQVLLARWISPDGPRWTLPGGGIDHGEDPRDAAVREVDEETGYEVVLDSLLTVDSVHLTTGLDGRAIDHHGIRVVYAAHVTGGELRFEVGGSTDEAAWVDLAAVDGLTRVGLVDVGLAAWRAADPARHAVLRG; encoded by the coding sequence GTGCCGAAGCCCTTCCAGCGGATCGCCGCCTACGTCGTGTGCGTCCGTGACGAGCAGGTCCTCCTCGCCCGCTGGATCAGCCCGGACGGCCCGCGCTGGACCCTCCCCGGCGGCGGCATCGACCACGGCGAGGACCCGCGCGACGCAGCGGTCCGGGAGGTCGACGAGGAGACCGGATACGAGGTCGTCCTCGATTCCCTGCTCACCGTGGACTCCGTGCATCTCACGACGGGCCTCGACGGCAGGGCGATCGACCACCACGGCATCCGCGTCGTCTACGCCGCGCACGTCACGGGCGGCGAGCTGCGCTTCGAGGTGGGCGGGAGCACGGACGAGGCCGCGTGGGTGGATCTTGCCGCGGTGGACGGCCTGACGCGGGTCGGCCTCGTCGACGTCGGGCTGGCGGCGTGGCGCGCGGCGGACCCGGCCCGGCACGCGGTGCTCCGGGGCTGA
- a CDS encoding cupin domain-containing protein codes for MTLPEPHPAGVVRLHADQPRIETPTLTTVLAAPGSATGGEFGLFDCRTPPGAPGPGPHYHEHFTETFYVLSGRLAVRTGDDWVTAGSGDLVHVPRRGIHAFHPTGDDEAHFLILFTPGAPREEYFAEMAALQDRAEPPTTAEIDEIAARHDQINLR; via the coding sequence ATGACCCTGCCCGAGCCGCATCCCGCCGGCGTCGTGCGCCTGCACGCGGACCAGCCCCGGATCGAGACCCCGACCCTGACGACCGTGCTCGCCGCCCCCGGCTCGGCCACCGGCGGCGAGTTCGGGCTCTTCGACTGCCGCACCCCGCCCGGTGCGCCCGGCCCCGGGCCGCACTATCACGAGCACTTCACCGAGACCTTCTACGTGCTCTCCGGGAGGCTCGCGGTCCGGACCGGGGACGACTGGGTGACAGCCGGCAGCGGCGACCTCGTGCACGTGCCGCGCCGCGGTATCCACGCGTTCCACCCGACCGGCGACGACGAGGCCCACTTCCTGATCCTCTTCACGCCGGGGGCGCCGCGCGAGGAGTACTTCGCCGAGATGGCTGCGCTGCAGGACCGCGCCGAGCCGCCGACCACGGCCGAGATCGACGAGATCGCCGCCCGGCACGACCAGATCAACCTGCGCTGA